One Pantoea trifolii DNA segment encodes these proteins:
- a CDS encoding HlyD family type I secretion periplasmic adaptor subunit produces the protein MSKLMPWRKSEKGMSAADAEFMNDVQASLLSQTTPGSKLVMWIIIAVLGIGLTWANYARVEEITKGDGKVISRSREQVIQSLEGGILAEMNVREGTVVDPGDVLLKIDPTRAQSSYREVLSKVVGLKGSIARLRAEAYSLPLAFDEQVKRDPAVVAQETKAYESRKRALSDSINSLQRSYALSMREIHLAEPLAAKGLLSEVELLRMQRQANDIQAQIVERRNRYQSDAHTELGRLELELSQVSENLIGRADIVDRTTIVAPVRGTVKNVRVNTIGGVIQPGEHILEIVPLEEQLLVEGKIRPSDVAFLRPGLPAKVKITAYDFAIYGGLDGHVEYISPDTLKDDQKAASGRPDDTYYRVLILTDKSTLHAGNKDLPIIPGMIATVEVRTGEKTILDYLLKPVLKAKEAFRER, from the coding sequence ATGAGCAAGTTAATGCCATGGCGTAAGAGCGAGAAAGGTATGTCCGCTGCTGATGCCGAATTTATGAATGACGTGCAGGCATCTCTGCTGTCACAAACCACGCCCGGTTCCAAGCTGGTGATGTGGATTATCATCGCGGTATTAGGCATAGGATTAACCTGGGCCAATTACGCACGAGTCGAAGAGATCACCAAAGGCGATGGCAAAGTCATCTCACGCAGTCGTGAACAGGTCATTCAAAGCCTGGAAGGCGGCATTCTGGCAGAGATGAATGTGCGTGAAGGTACGGTAGTGGATCCCGGTGATGTGCTGTTGAAAATTGACCCAACGCGTGCGCAGTCCAGCTATCGCGAAGTCCTGAGCAAAGTGGTGGGTCTTAAGGGCAGCATTGCGCGCCTGCGTGCGGAAGCGTATTCACTGCCACTGGCGTTTGATGAGCAGGTGAAGCGCGATCCGGCTGTTGTAGCGCAGGAAACCAAAGCATATGAATCGCGTAAACGTGCGTTAAGTGACAGCATCAACTCATTGCAACGCAGTTACGCACTTTCAATGCGTGAGATTCATCTGGCTGAACCGTTAGCGGCCAAAGGGCTCTTGTCGGAAGTCGAACTACTGCGCATGCAGCGTCAGGCCAATGACATTCAGGCGCAAATTGTTGAGCGTCGTAACCGCTATCAATCTGATGCCCACACCGAGCTGGGACGCCTGGAATTAGAACTGAGCCAGGTGAGCGAAAACCTTATTGGTCGTGCCGATATCGTTGATCGCACCACGATAGTGGCGCCAGTGCGCGGTACGGTGAAAAACGTGCGGGTAAACACGATTGGCGGGGTTATTCAGCCAGGTGAGCACATCCTCGAAATCGTTCCTCTGGAAGAGCAGTTGCTGGTGGAAGGGAAAATCCGTCCGTCTGATGTCGCCTTCCTGCGTCCTGGTTTACCGGCCAAGGTGAAAATCACGGCCTACGACTTTGCCATATACGGCGGGCTTGATGGGCACGTTGAATACATCAGTCCAGATACCCTGAAAGACGATCAGAAAGCGGCCAGTGGACGCCCGGATGATACCTACTATCGCGTACTGATCCTGACGGACAAAAGCACGCTGCATGCGGGTAACAAAGATCTGCCAATCATTCCCGGCATGATCGCCACCGTCGAGGTGCGCACGGGTGAGAAAACCATTCTCGATTACCTGCTGAAGCCGGTCCTGAAAGCTAAAGAAGCATTCCGCGAGCGTTAA
- a CDS encoding MgtC/SapB family protein — protein sequence MDWKIFLLRVTVALVLGALIGSERQLRQRMTGLRTNALVSTGACLFVLMTQSVPGIATDASRVAAYVVSGIGFLGGGVIMRDGLNIRGLNTAATLWCTAAIGVLCSMGLLLEATIGCMVILCANILLRELALGINRQTIVSAAEAIQHYKVQIICLAQDEVQVRSLMLHTLGGSGLRLQSLHSEDMDPPHRMEVNAEVIGNPTLTDQLESLVSRISLEKGVSSVRWQVSELERD from the coding sequence ATGGATTGGAAAATCTTTTTACTGCGCGTCACCGTCGCGCTGGTTTTGGGCGCACTGATTGGCAGTGAGCGCCAGTTACGTCAACGCATGACCGGATTGCGCACCAATGCGCTGGTCAGCACCGGCGCATGTCTCTTCGTTCTGATGACACAAAGCGTGCCAGGCATCGCCACCGATGCGTCGCGTGTTGCAGCCTATGTGGTATCCGGTATCGGTTTCCTCGGCGGAGGCGTGATCATGCGTGATGGCTTAAACATCCGCGGATTGAATACCGCCGCCACCTTGTGGTGCACCGCCGCCATAGGCGTGCTGTGCAGCATGGGATTGCTGTTGGAGGCGACGATCGGCTGCATGGTGATCTTGTGCGCGAATATTCTGCTGCGTGAATTGGCTTTGGGAATTAACCGTCAAACCATCGTCTCAGCCGCAGAAGCGATTCAACACTATAAAGTACAAATCATCTGCCTCGCGCAGGATGAAGTTCAGGTCCGCAGCCTGATGCTGCACACGCTCGGCGGCAGCGGCCTACGGCTACAATCATTGCACAGTGAAGATATGGATCCGCCGCATCGCATGGAAGTAAATGCCGAGGTGATTGGCAATCCGACGTTAACCGACCAGCTTGAAAGCCTGGTGAGCCGCATTAGTCTGGAGAAAGGCGTCAGTTCGGTAAGATGGCAGGTGAGTGAGTTGGAACGGGATTAG
- a CDS encoding type I secretion system permease/ATPase: MVDQKQDAVEQDARSVARIETRVDDTLLKSVAWICKHYKREKSEEALVAGLPKATLLSPSQAMTALENAGITGGMVERRLQDLPEQLMPMILLRKEGGGCIVQSRRIHTNEENQRELRFQLVMPEVSASAVEMSLAELNEIYAGFAVMAKPAAVVDERASEMLPEVKGHWLFTTLWRYRRYYRSAAIAAVLINVLGLSSIFFTMNVYDRVVPNQAFVTLWSLAIGVTIAMVFEAVTRFVRAHLLDMAGKKADLVLGSMLFRQALSIQMEHKPASSGTFANQIREYESVRDFVASATLAAISDLPFILMFVGVIFFISGPLAVIPLMMIPLIIIVSAAIQWPLARIMKENLRDASLKQGVLIESVEGMETLKAVGGEAHMQRRWENFSALQSANSMKSKRYSTLATGVVTFLQQFQTVMLVVAGVYLINEGTFTMGAMIATVMLASRATGPLGQVIGLAVRYQQAKAALTSLNKLMEMPVDRDSSKTYLTDPPLSGEITLTNVNFSYPAPPMKPNPEILKDISLSIKAGERVAILGRIGSGKSTLLRVMARLYQPVKGQLSADGLDVNQIDPADWRKAVGFVGQDARLFYGTLRENVMIGRPDATANELLRVLNLTGLDHVAARHPSGINLTVGEGGEGLSGGQRQLVSLARTLLTRPKVLLMDEPTSAMDSMTENQFLTHLRRASEGHTLIVVTHRPSILALVDRIIVVEEGKVVADGPKDQVLAALEGKNKARPQPRKAAEPAVPASAPANDASAVSAPKEAAQEEAAV; encoded by the coding sequence ATGGTCGACCAGAAGCAGGATGCTGTGGAGCAGGATGCGCGTTCTGTTGCTCGTATTGAAACCAGGGTGGATGACACGTTGTTAAAAAGCGTGGCTTGGATCTGCAAACACTACAAACGCGAGAAAAGTGAAGAAGCGCTGGTGGCGGGTTTGCCAAAAGCGACATTGCTCTCACCATCACAAGCCATGACTGCGCTGGAAAATGCCGGCATTACCGGCGGTATGGTCGAACGACGTCTGCAGGATCTTCCGGAACAGTTAATGCCGATGATACTGCTGCGCAAAGAGGGCGGCGGCTGTATTGTGCAGTCACGCCGTATTCACACCAACGAAGAGAATCAACGTGAATTGCGTTTCCAACTGGTGATGCCAGAAGTGAGCGCTTCAGCCGTTGAGATGAGCCTGGCAGAACTCAATGAGATCTACGCCGGCTTCGCCGTGATGGCGAAACCTGCTGCGGTGGTTGATGAGCGTGCCAGTGAAATGTTGCCAGAGGTGAAAGGCCATTGGCTGTTTACCACGCTGTGGCGCTATCGCCGCTATTACCGCAGCGCCGCAATTGCGGCGGTATTGATCAACGTCCTCGGTCTTTCCAGCATCTTTTTCACCATGAACGTCTATGACCGTGTGGTGCCCAATCAGGCCTTCGTAACGCTGTGGTCATTGGCCATTGGCGTCACCATTGCGATGGTTTTTGAAGCCGTTACGCGTTTCGTACGTGCGCATCTACTGGACATGGCCGGTAAAAAGGCCGATTTAGTGCTTGGCAGTATGCTGTTCCGCCAGGCGCTTTCCATCCAGATGGAGCATAAACCGGCTTCCTCAGGAACCTTTGCGAACCAAATTCGTGAGTACGAATCGGTGCGTGACTTCGTGGCTTCCGCCACGCTGGCGGCGATTTCCGATCTGCCCTTCATTCTGATGTTTGTTGGCGTGATCTTCTTTATCAGCGGCCCGTTAGCAGTCATTCCGCTCATGATGATCCCTTTGATCATCATCGTCAGTGCCGCGATCCAGTGGCCATTGGCACGCATCATGAAAGAGAACTTGCGTGACGCCTCGCTCAAGCAAGGCGTATTGATCGAGTCGGTTGAAGGCATGGAAACGCTGAAAGCGGTGGGCGGTGAAGCGCACATGCAGCGCCGCTGGGAAAACTTCAGTGCACTGCAATCAGCTAACTCAATGAAATCAAAACGTTACTCGACGCTGGCAACCGGCGTGGTGACGTTCCTGCAGCAGTTCCAGACCGTGATGTTGGTGGTTGCCGGTGTTTATCTGATCAACGAAGGCACGTTCACCATGGGTGCGATGATCGCCACCGTGATGCTCGCCAGCCGCGCCACCGGCCCGCTCGGCCAGGTTATTGGTTTGGCAGTGCGTTATCAGCAGGCAAAAGCCGCGTTAACTTCGCTGAACAAACTGATGGAGATGCCCGTCGATCGTGACAGCAGCAAAACCTATCTCACTGATCCACCGTTGAGTGGTGAGATCACGCTGACTAACGTCAACTTCTCCTATCCAGCACCGCCAATGAAGCCGAACCCGGAGATCCTCAAAGATATCTCGTTGAGCATCAAAGCCGGAGAACGCGTCGCGATTCTCGGTCGCATCGGTAGCGGTAAATCCACCTTATTACGTGTGATGGCGCGACTCTACCAGCCGGTTAAAGGTCAGCTTTCAGCCGATGGGTTGGACGTAAACCAGATTGATCCAGCGGACTGGCGCAAAGCCGTTGGTTTTGTCGGGCAGGATGCGCGTCTGTTTTATGGCACGCTGCGCGAAAACGTGATGATTGGGCGCCCGGACGCCACTGCCAATGAGCTGTTGCGCGTGCTGAACCTTACTGGTCTGGATCACGTTGCCGCACGTCATCCAAGCGGGATCAATTTAACGGTCGGCGAGGGCGGTGAAGGCCTGTCAGGTGGTCAGCGTCAGTTGGTTTCTCTGGCGAGAACGCTGCTGACACGTCCAAAAGTGCTGCTGATGGATGAGCCAACTAGCGCCATGGATAGCATGACTGAAAACCAGTTCCTCACGCACTTACGTCGTGCCAGTGAAGGACACACGCTGATCGTGGTAACGCATCGTCCATCCATTCTGGCGCTGGTCGATCGCATCATCGTAGTGGAAGAAGGAAAAGTGGTCGCGGACGGTCCTAAAGATCAGGTACTTGCCGCGCTGGAAGGGAAAAACAAAGCCCGTCCACAGCCGCGTAAGGCTGCTGAACCGGCAGTACCTGCGTCAGCGCCCGCTAACGATGCTTCGGCAGTGTCTGCGCCGAAAGAAGCAGCACAAGAGGAGGCTGCAGTATGA
- the ddlA gene encoding D-alanine--D-alanine ligase: MVKQRVGIVFGGKSAEHEVSLQSAKNILEAIDKSKYDVVLLGIDKQGEWHLNDASGFLLNAENPKLIALNRSGENIALVPGSSSQQVITRQQAQPLSQLDVIFPIVHGTLGEDGSLQGLLRMANLPFVGSDVLGSAVSMDKDFTKRLLRDAGLSVAPWLSVTQAQRANINAEAVIARFGLPLFIKPANQGSSVGVSKVDSVEAFDVALDLAFTFDRKVLIEQGIKGREIECAVLGNDTPEASPCGEVVVHDAFYSYDTKYISESGAQVVVPAAISDEASEAIRQVAITAFQALECFGMARVDVFLTESGEIIVNEVNTLPGFTNISMYPKLWQAAGLSYSDLISRLIELAQQRHQQTSQLKSSV, translated from the coding sequence ATGGTAAAACAGCGTGTAGGGATCGTGTTTGGCGGCAAATCAGCCGAGCATGAAGTGTCATTACAATCAGCCAAAAACATCCTCGAAGCCATCGACAAGAGTAAGTATGACGTGGTGTTACTGGGGATCGATAAACAGGGTGAATGGCATCTCAATGATGCATCGGGATTCTTGCTCAACGCTGAGAATCCGAAGCTGATTGCCCTTAATCGTTCAGGTGAAAATATCGCGCTGGTACCAGGAAGTTCTTCCCAGCAGGTGATTACCCGTCAGCAGGCGCAGCCGCTATCACAACTGGATGTTATTTTCCCTATCGTGCACGGCACGCTGGGTGAAGATGGTTCGCTGCAGGGCTTATTGCGCATGGCGAATCTGCCGTTTGTCGGTTCTGACGTGCTCGGTTCTGCAGTCAGCATGGACAAAGATTTCACCAAGCGCCTGTTACGTGATGCTGGGCTGAGCGTCGCTCCTTGGCTGAGCGTAACGCAGGCACAGCGCGCGAATATTAACGCTGAGGCCGTGATTGCCCGCTTTGGTCTGCCGCTGTTTATCAAACCGGCTAACCAGGGATCATCCGTCGGCGTGAGCAAAGTCGACAGCGTTGAAGCGTTCGATGTCGCACTGGATCTGGCCTTTACGTTCGATCGCAAAGTGTTGATCGAGCAAGGGATCAAAGGACGCGAGATTGAGTGTGCTGTGCTCGGCAACGATACGCCAGAAGCCAGCCCATGCGGCGAAGTGGTCGTCCACGATGCCTTTTACTCCTACGACACCAAATACATCAGCGAAAGCGGCGCTCAAGTGGTGGTGCCAGCAGCGATCAGCGATGAAGCCAGCGAGGCAATACGTCAGGTGGCGATTACCGCGTTTCAGGCGCTGGAGTGTTTTGGTATGGCGCGTGTTGACGTGTTCCTGACGGAAAGCGGCGAGATCATTGTCAATGAAGTGAATACCCTGCCAGGCTTCACCAACATCAGCATGTATCCGAAGTTATGGCAGGCTGCGGGCTTAAGCTACAGCGACCTGATTTCCCGTCTGATCGAGCTGGCACAGCAGCGTCATCAACAGACCAGCCAACTGAAAAGCAGCGTGTAA
- a CDS encoding TolC family protein: MKNNNKMRYVQARHLSLLAVCIAVVMAPAVNVMADSTSELMMFAEMSGQRPAVPAPAVNIARPEIAVPAQQPLFAERQKPATIITQPVQPSVAPIAPHAIAEAPQQFKVIERAAPINAKPSQPAEIQGGGFLTEEQRRPEPQPFNPLQPARNVSQPQSAQTATHAPVESPLANINFVSTPSADAAVTTSPVTLRGGANETVAESEIRQKFLSAARITWRISPSLKSYIAQGDAAEASVDEAKGQRWPQVDVSAASATKEFGSGTKNYEYQGNTPSLGVSVATNLIDFGQTSRTIESREERVKSALQAVQAQREDLAMQVSNALIEWNKQQHVIAISKQYLGRMAELTKMLSGIVQSDTGRRSELTQAKGRLLQAQSYLENAESRARDVEITLNRLMGNSRVTLPASDKWALSFGDLNRQLTSLDVHPLILRASAEERAAFKEAEAIKASGLPKLNWTVSKNTREDQLGRQQAWQTGLNVSWGLFRGGSTNAQEIAAIKRAEASRQQVQEQRRDLENRVRAASQNAHSTAERAVLYKNLIVESDRIRKDFFDQWYHLGRRSLLDVLSAESDLYNNQVSEVSNRFDSYAAIISGYANSGTLSRWLTTGR; this comes from the coding sequence ATGAAAAATAATAACAAGATGCGCTACGTACAGGCGCGTCATCTCTCTCTGCTTGCCGTTTGTATTGCGGTGGTGATGGCACCGGCGGTCAACGTAATGGCTGATTCTACCAGTGAGTTAATGATGTTTGCAGAGATGAGCGGCCAGCGTCCAGCGGTACCGGCACCTGCGGTAAACATTGCGCGACCAGAGATCGCTGTGCCAGCGCAGCAGCCGCTCTTCGCTGAAAGGCAGAAACCTGCGACTATTATTACTCAGCCGGTTCAGCCGTCAGTTGCGCCGATTGCACCGCATGCGATAGCGGAAGCTCCGCAACAGTTTAAGGTCATAGAACGTGCAGCACCGATCAATGCCAAACCGAGCCAGCCGGCTGAAATTCAGGGCGGCGGTTTCCTGACTGAGGAGCAGCGTCGTCCTGAGCCACAGCCGTTCAATCCGCTGCAACCGGCGCGGAACGTGAGTCAGCCACAATCTGCGCAAACAGCGACTCATGCTCCAGTGGAAAGCCCACTGGCAAATATCAATTTTGTAAGCACGCCTTCAGCCGATGCTGCAGTCACGACTTCTCCGGTTACGCTAAGGGGCGGGGCTAATGAAACGGTTGCCGAAAGTGAAATTCGGCAAAAGTTTCTTTCGGCTGCACGCATTACCTGGCGTATCAGTCCGTCACTGAAGTCCTATATCGCTCAGGGCGATGCGGCTGAAGCCAGCGTAGATGAAGCAAAAGGCCAGCGCTGGCCGCAGGTTGATGTCAGCGCCGCATCCGCCACCAAAGAGTTTGGCAGTGGCACGAAGAATTATGAATACCAGGGGAATACGCCATCATTAGGTGTTTCAGTAGCGACCAACCTTATCGACTTTGGCCAAACCAGTCGCACTATTGAAAGCCGCGAAGAGCGCGTTAAGTCAGCCTTGCAGGCGGTGCAGGCACAGCGTGAAGATCTGGCGATGCAGGTAAGTAATGCATTGATTGAGTGGAATAAACAGCAGCACGTCATTGCCATCAGCAAACAATATCTGGGGCGTATGGCAGAGCTGACCAAAATGCTCAGCGGCATTGTTCAATCAGATACTGGACGTCGCAGTGAACTGACGCAGGCGAAAGGGCGCTTGCTGCAAGCGCAAAGCTATCTGGAAAATGCCGAATCACGCGCACGTGATGTAGAAATCACCCTGAATCGCCTGATGGGCAACAGCCGCGTGACTTTACCAGCCAGTGATAAGTGGGCACTTTCCTTTGGCGATTTAAATCGCCAGCTGACGAGTCTGGATGTCCATCCGCTGATCTTGCGCGCCAGCGCCGAAGAGCGAGCGGCCTTCAAAGAGGCGGAGGCGATCAAAGCTTCTGGTCTGCCAAAGCTCAACTGGACGGTGAGCAAAAACACCCGTGAAGATCAGCTTGGGCGCCAGCAGGCATGGCAAACCGGCCTCAACGTGAGCTGGGGCTTATTCCGCGGCGGTTCAACCAATGCACAGGAAATTGCGGCGATTAAGCGTGCCGAAGCGAGCCGTCAGCAGGTGCAGGAGCAGCGCCGCGATCTGGAAAACCGTGTACGCGCTGCCAGCCAGAATGCACACTCAACAGCGGAACGCGCCGTGCTTTACAAAAACCTGATTGTGGAATCCGACCGTATTCGTAAGGACTTCTTTGATCAGTGGTATCACTTAGGCCGCCGTTCATTGCTGGACGTACTGAGCGCAGAAAGCGATCTGTACAACAACCAGGTCAGTGAAGTCAGCAACCGTTTCGATAGCTATGCCGCCATTATCAGCGGGTATGCTAACTCGGGCACGTTGAGTCGTTGGTTAACAACTGGACGATAA
- a CDS encoding GGDEF domain-containing protein, protein MRVMLFEENNFKKNALTLFFITLFFCFIGSHLRIPEEFSLFWPVNALVAGLIVRNPFLHTTSSYLVCFSAMVFNDTVFSGWALPAFTVNFANILFILVAVSMLIKHLQRPSANSQVFNAMRIFPACFLGAAACATWGAWAQDIDFNARFIVAWGDWFSEQFSTSLMLLPVMLARPLRTVSPRTLLHPSKLLPLAAVILSLIVGALIGGAGSLTFPVPALIWCAIVLPIPLTSLVILITGITEIVLVSHGVMNIQGDDALLPISHLTSARLGVATVALSPLLVAVSMDAIRQLNHRLALRANFDFLTQLLSRSGLYESLRNEPFSLQREAGVVMLDVDYFKAINDNFGHDAGDCVLEEIARRIQRVVGNRGMVCRFGGEEFVVVVFDCSHSQLYQLAETVRQAMVKEKFWIQGNTVTVTASLGLARGSAQSEREWPGVINRLVSAADKNLYLSKRNGRNQTSPAMEPRSMMNDVA, encoded by the coding sequence ATGCGCGTTATGCTGTTTGAAGAGAATAATTTTAAAAAGAATGCTCTCACGCTGTTCTTCATTACGCTGTTTTTCTGCTTTATCGGCAGCCATTTACGCATTCCCGAAGAGTTCTCTCTGTTTTGGCCGGTGAATGCACTGGTGGCGGGACTGATCGTGCGGAATCCGTTTTTGCACACCACCTCCAGTTATCTGGTGTGTTTTAGTGCGATGGTTTTTAACGACACGGTATTTTCCGGCTGGGCGCTACCGGCGTTTACCGTCAATTTTGCCAATATTCTGTTTATCCTCGTCGCGGTCAGCATGCTGATCAAACATCTGCAGCGTCCTTCCGCTAACAGTCAGGTGTTCAATGCGATGCGCATTTTTCCCGCCTGTTTTCTTGGTGCGGCGGCGTGTGCAACCTGGGGCGCATGGGCGCAGGATATCGATTTCAATGCGCGCTTTATCGTGGCATGGGGCGACTGGTTTAGCGAACAATTCTCCACTTCGCTGATGTTGCTGCCGGTAATGTTGGCACGCCCGCTGCGCACGGTTTCACCGCGCACCTTGCTGCATCCCAGCAAACTGCTGCCGCTGGCGGCGGTCATCCTGTCGCTGATCGTTGGAGCATTAATTGGCGGGGCAGGTAGCCTGACATTCCCGGTTCCTGCCCTGATCTGGTGCGCTATCGTGTTGCCGATTCCGTTGACCAGTTTGGTGATCCTGATAACCGGTATCACCGAGATTGTGCTGGTGTCGCACGGCGTCATGAATATTCAGGGTGACGATGCGCTGCTGCCGATTAGCCATCTCACTTCGGCACGCCTTGGCGTTGCTACCGTTGCGCTCAGTCCATTGCTTGTGGCGGTGAGCATGGATGCCATCCGCCAGCTGAATCATCGCCTTGCTTTGCGCGCTAATTTTGATTTCCTCACCCAGTTGCTGTCGCGTTCCGGTCTGTATGAAAGTCTTAGAAATGAACCTTTTTCGTTACAGCGGGAAGCCGGCGTAGTGATGCTCGATGTCGACTATTTCAAAGCCATTAACGACAACTTCGGTCACGATGCCGGTGATTGCGTGCTTGAGGAGATTGCGCGGCGCATTCAGCGTGTGGTTGGTAACCGTGGCATGGTGTGTCGATTTGGTGGTGAAGAGTTTGTGGTGGTGGTGTTCGATTGTAGCCACAGCCAGCTCTATCAACTGGCTGAAACAGTGCGCCAGGCGATGGTCAAAGAGAAGTTCTGGATTCAGGGCAACACGGTAACGGTCACCGCCAGTTTAGGCCTGGCGCGCGGCAGTGCGCAGAGCGAACGTGAGTGGCCTGGCGTAATTAATCGTTTAGTGTCAGCGGCGGATAAGAATCTCTATCTCTCCAAACGCAATGGACGAAATCAAACCTCACCGGCGATGGAACCGCGCAGCATGATGAATGACGTGGCCTGA